Within the Beduinella massiliensis genome, the region TCGCTCGATCTTTTCCCGGATGTGGCGAATGTGGGTCATAAGCGTGCTTTCGTACCCCTGGTACAGTTCGCCGCAGGCCGTCTCGCACAGGCTGCCCAGCGTGACGATGCGCCCCTCCGCCTCGAAGAGCTTCTGCAAAATCGCGTGTTCCTTGGCGGTGAGCGGTATCTCGCCATCCTCCCGCAGGACGGATGCGCGCGACAGGTCAACCTCGCATGCGGGCAGCGCAAAGCGCTCCGGCGTTTCGGGATAGACGCGTCGCAGCACCGCCGCGATGCGGAAGAGCAGTTCACGCGGCAGAAAAGGCTTGACGAGGTAGTCGTCTGCACCCAGATGAAAGGCCGCAAACTTATCTTCGCCTTCACCGCGCGCGGTAAGGAAGATGACGGGCACGTCCATCGAAGCGCGGAGGGTTCGCATGAGGTCGAAGCCGCTGATGTCGGGCAGCATGACGTCCAATAAAATGAGGTCCGGCGGCTGGCTGCGTAGAAGGCCAAGGGCTTCGCGTCCCGTGGCGGCGGTATCGACGAGTGAATACCCGTCCTCGCGGAGGATGTCACACAGCATGGAGAGAAGCTGCGGGTCGTCGTCTACGGCGAGAATGCGGCGTTGATGGCGCAACATGAAATCACCTCTTTCCTATAGAATACCAGAAAACAGAGCGGCTCGTCCGTTTCCGATGAAAAATCAAGATAAATTCAAGGTTTCTGCAAGGGAAGCGCAAGGCGGAACGATTAGAATGGAATCCGCTAGAACAAGCGGAGGTGACGATGATGCAGGCCATCATTCAG harbors:
- a CDS encoding response regulator, translated to MLRHQRRILAVDDDPQLLSMLCDILREDGYSLVDTAATGREALGLLRSQPPDLILLDVMLPDISGFDLMRTLRASMDVPVIFLTARGEGEDKFAAFHLGADDYLVKPFLPRELLFRIAAVLRRVYPETPERFALPACEVDLSRASVLREDGEIPLTAKEHAILQKLFEAEGRIVTLGSLCETACGELYQGYESTLMTHIRHIREKIERDPSTPEALLTVRGLGYKLVRRKEENL